The following proteins come from a genomic window of Populus nigra chromosome 6, ddPopNigr1.1, whole genome shotgun sequence:
- the LOC133696100 gene encoding putative serine/threonine-protein kinase-like protein CCR3, with the protein MTKLPFSSVTLFVTTLTLLSFILSSPSLTHALGSGSTLAIISATSTVCGLVSSQPTQSITCYRRTPMEGIITVEPNVSFSSISGGSTFFCGLRSGGYAFLCWDTRNSTFDSQRVYINNTVFLQNLSVGDDQVCAVVNDTLSVNKTGTVRCWRGDGNISNQSPSDGDKYKSISSGFGFSCGILMESNRIKCWGNDTIARQIELGFGDMEMLSLEVGGLHACGVNSSGLLVCRGDESLGQLNVPSNNVLEYSQLALGDSHSCAIRKNNGSVVCWGGDGEYNVNEIQGVFFESIVSGSNFTCGLVSWDFSVMCWGPGWPNGSGTQLLGEVLPGPCVQSSCSECGLYPQSETLCSGSGNICKPCGFNASMPTPLAPPPLPLAPPPSIVPKSSPSKELTTGLLVFAIVGSVGGFAGICTIIYCLWTGVCFGKKKVHNSVQPTITRDGSNGGMTSNNSGLISRSSTIRRQSSRAMRRQRSGTSSKHADRAEEFSLAELAAVTNNFSLENKIGAGSFGVVYRGKLRDGREVAIKRGETGQKMKKFQEKESAFDSELAFLSRLHHKHLVRLVGYCEDGDERLLVYDYMKNGALYDHLHDKNNIEKISSVINSWKMRIKIALDAARGIEYLHNYAVPSIIHRDIKSSNILLDANWTARVSDFGLSLMGPGSEENYNCRPTKAAGTVGYIDPEYYGLNVLTAKSDVYGLGVVLLELLTGKRAIFKGDDNGGTPTSIVDFAVPKIMVNELGKILDPRVGPPELNEAEAVELVGYTAMHCVNLEGKDRPTMTDIVANLERALSLCNGSHGSISSGTISIISD; encoded by the coding sequence ATGACGAAACTACCCTTCTCCTCCGTCACCCTCTTCGTTACCACCCTCACACTCCTCTCCTTTATTTTATCATCTCCATCTTTAACACATGCCTTGGGTTCCGGCTCCACCCTCGCCATCATCTCCGCCACCTCCACCGTCTGTGGCCTCGTGAGTTCCCAGCCAACCCAAAGCATCACCTGCTACAGACGAACCCCTATGGAAGGAATCATCACTGTCGAACCTAACGTCTCCTTCTCCTCCATCTCCGGCGGTTCCACCTTCTTCTGCGGCCTACGTTCCGGGGGCTACGCTTTTTTATGCTGGGACACAAGGAATTCGACTTTTGATTCTCAAAGAGTCTATATTAACAACACTGTCTTTTTACAAAATCTTTCTGTTGGTGATGATCAAGTGTGTGCGGTTGTTAATGATACATTAAGTGTCAATAAAACAGGAACTGTTAGGTGTTGGAGAGGAGATGGTAATATAAGTAATCAATCACCAAGTGATGGTGATAAATATAAGTCAATTTCAAGTGGGTTTGGCTTCTCTTGTGGGATTTTAATGGAAAGTAATAGAATCAAGTGTTGGGGTAATGATACAATTGCAAGACAGATTGAGCTTGGTTTCGGAGACATGGAAATGTTGAGTCTTGAGGTGGGTGGTTTGCATGCTTGTGGTGTGAATTCTAGTGGGCTTTTGGTGTGCAGAGGGGATGAGAGTTTAGGTCAATTGAATGTTCCTTCAAATAATGTATTGGAATATTCACAGCTGGCTCTTGGGGATAGCCATAGTTGCGCGATTCGAAAGAATAATGGATCAGTTGTTTGTTGGGGAGGTGATGGTGAATATAATGTGAATGAGATTCAAGGTGTTTTCTTTGAGTCTATTGTTTCCGGGTCTAATTTTACTTGTGGATTGGTTTCGTGGGATTTTTCAGTTATGTGTTGGGGACCAGGGTGGCCTAATGGTTCAGGGACTCAGCTTTTGGGTGAGGTTTTACCAGGGCCATGTGTGCAATCTTCTTGTAGTGAATGTGGTTTGTATCCACAATCTGAGACATTGTGTTCTGGTTCAGGGAATATTTGCAAGCCTTGTGGGTTCAATGCTTCGATGCCAACACCATTGGCTCCGCCGCCATTGCCATTAGCACCGCCCCCATCGATAGTGCCTAAGTCGTCTCCGTCAAAGGAATTGACAACTGGGTTATTGGTGTTTGCTATTGTTGGATCAGTCGGGGGCTTTGCAGGGATTTGCACGATTATTTACTGTTTGTGGACCGGGGTTTGTTTTGGTAAGAAGAAAGTGCATAATTCAGTTCAGCCCACAATTACTAGAGATGGGTCCAATGGTGGCATGACTTCAAACAATAGCGGTCTAATTTCGAGATCATCAACGATAAGGCGCCAGAGCTCGAGGGCGATGAGACGACAGAGGAGTGGGACGTCATCAAAGCATGCTGATAGAGCTGAGGAGTTTAGTCTTGCTGAACTTGCTGCTGTCACCAACAATTTCTCACTAGAGAACAAGATTGGTGCAGGGAGCTTTGGTGTTGTTTATAGAGGTAAATTGAGAGATGGCCGTGAAGTGGCGATTAAGAGAGGGGAAACAGGGCAGAAGATGAAGAAGTTTCAAGAGAAAGAGAGTGCCTTTGATTCAGAATTGGCATTCTTATCGAGGCTTCACCACAAACATCTAGTAAGGCTTGTCGGGTATTGTGAGGATGGAGATGAGAGACTTCTAGTTTATGATTACATGAAGAATGGAGCTCTTTATGACCATTTACATGACAAGAACAACATTGAAAAGATTAGTAGTGTGATAAATTCATGGAAAATGAGGATCAAGATTGCACTCGATGCTGCTAGAGGAATTGAATATCTTCACAACTATGCAGTCCCATCAATAATTCACAGAGACATCAAGTCATCTAACATATTGCTGGATGCGAATTGGACAGCAAGAGTTTCTGATTTTGGATTATCATTGATGGGTCCTGGATCAGAAGAGAATTACAATTGCAGACCAACAAAGGCAGCAGGGACAGTTGGGTACATTGATCCTGAGTACTATGGTCTAAATGTATTAACTGCGAAGAGTGACGTCTATGGCCTTGGTGTGGTATTGTTAGAACTCTTGACAGGAAAGAGAGCCATATTCAAGGGTGATGATAACGGAGGCACACCAACAAGTATAGTTGATTTTGCAGTGCCTAAGATTATGGTTAATGAATTGGGCAAGATCTTGGATCCCAGGGTAGGTCCGCCGGAGCTTAATGAAGCAGAAGCAGTGGAGCTGGTAGGATACACAGCAATGCATTGTGTGAATTTGGAAGGGAAAGATAGGCCAACTATGACTGACATTGTTGCTAATTTGGAGCGAGCTCTGTCACTCTGTAATGGTAGCCATGGCAGCATCTCAAGTGGTACAATATCAATTATTTCagattga
- the LOC133697631 gene encoding uncharacterized protein LOC133697631: MAELTQPEVVYSPRSIQLWRTLWDWLAFFFHIFLQILRAVGPQTLSSSHPFKPLPLVELPDTTDPPPATVEISAGTDAVSANEPIQKLKVVLDLDETLVCAYETSSLPAALRNQATEAGLKWFELDCVSSDKECEGKPKINYVTVFERPGLDEFLKQLSEFAELVLFTAGLEGYARPLVDRIDAENRFSLRLYRPSTSSTEYREHVKDLSCISKDPCRIVIVDNNPFSFLLQPLNGIPCVPFSAGQPHDTQLLDVLLPLLKQLSQQKDVRPVLYERFHMPEWFQKQGIPASGWT; this comes from the exons ATGGCTGAGTTGACTCAGCCGGAGGTGGTTTACTCACCGCGTTCAATACAATTATGGAGGACACTATGGGACTGGCTAGCTTTCTTCTTCCATATCTTTCTACAGATCCTTAGAGCCGTCGGACCCCaaactctctcttcttctcacCCTTTCAAACCTTTGCCTCTCGTCGAGTTGCCTGATACCACCGATCCTCCTCCCGCCACCGTCGAGATCTCCGCTGGCACCGACGCCGTTTCCGCTAACGAACCTATCCAGAAACTCAAG GTGGTTCTTGACTTGGATGAAACTTTAGTATGTGCTTATGAGACATCTAGTTTGCCAGCTGCTCTGCGCAATCAAGCAACAGAAGCTGGGTTGAAGTGGTTTGAGCTGGATTGCGTATCTTCAGACAAG GAATGCGAAGGGAAACCTAAGATCAATTATGTCACGGTCTTTGAGCGTCCAGGGTTAGATGAATTCCTAAAACAACTTAGTGAATTTGCAGAGCTTGTGCTATTTACCGCTGGACTTGAAG GTTATGCCAGACCACTTGTTGACAGAATAGATGCAGAAAATCGATTTAGTCTACGTCTTTATCGGCCTTCAACATCTAGCAC GGAGTATCGGGAGCATGTGAAAGATCTCTCCTGCATATCAAAGGATCCATGCCGGATTGTTATTGTTGACAACAATCCATTCAGTTTCTTGTTGCAACCACTAAATGGAATTCCATGCGTTCCATTTTCTGCAGGACAACCGCATGATACACAG CTTCTGGATGTACTTCTTCCACTCCTCAAGCAACTCTCTCAGCAGAAAGATGTGAGACCTGTACTCTATGAAAGATTCCACATGCCTGAATGGTTTCAAAAGCAGGGAATCCCTGCTTCTGGTTGGACGTAG